One Fusarium falciforme chromosome 12, complete sequence DNA window includes the following coding sequences:
- a CDS encoding Epimerase domain-containing protein: MAPLDNLAVPKGSTVLVTGANGFLGSHISKQFLEFGYNVRGTVRNPEKNAWLKAAFDKEYGQGRFEFFQVSDMIAEGAFDEAVKGVAVVAHSASNMSLDPNPNNVIPGVIAGAVNALKAAYAEPSVKRFVYTSSSSATVIAEPSQTGINVTEETWNEDAIKKAWADPPYTMERAAYTYGASKAQAEQEVWKYYKEHRDERPDIVVNTVLPNFNFGRSIDPVNQGYPSSSALPALLYNGLVTGVHHLVVPQYFVDVDDTGRLHVAAGILDHVKGQRIFAYGGRFNWDAVLEIFRKNEPDKKFPENFDGGRDANEYEGRAKAEQLLRDLGRPGWTTLEETIVATVEGLREAGDKLKVRDYEELGL; the protein is encoded by the exons ATGGCTCCTCTTGACAACCTCGCCGTGCCAAAGGGCTCTACTGTCCTTGTTACAGGAGCCAACGGTTTCCTGGGCTCTCACATTTCCAAGCAGTTCCTTGAGTTCGGTTACAACGTCCGTGGAACTGTTCGTAACCCCGAGAAGAACGCCTGGCTCAAGGCCGCATTTGATAAGGAATATGGACAAGGACGTTTCGAGTTCTTCCAGGTTTCAGACATGATCGCTGAGGGCGCTTTCGACGAGGCCGTTAAAG GTGTCGCCGTTGTTGCGCATTCAGCCTCCAACATGTCTCTGGACCCCAACCCCAACAATGTTATCCCCGGTGTAATTGCCGGAGCCGTCAACGCCTTGAAGGCCGCATATGCTGAGCCGAGCGTAAAGCGCTTCGTCTACACATCGTCTTCGTCCGCTACCGTCATTGCAGAGCCTTCCCAGACTGGCATCAACGTGACAGAGGAGACATGGAATGAGGATGCTATCAAGAAGGCCTGGGCTGATCCTCCGTATACTATGGAGCGAGCTGCCTATACCTATGGTGCTAGCAAAGCTCAGGCAGAGCAGGAGGTGTGGAAGTACTATAAGGAGCACCGTGACGAGCGCCCTGACATCGTCGTCAACACCG TGCTTCCCAACTTCAACTTTGGGCGATCGATTGATCCAGTAAACCAGGGATACCCAAGTAGCTCTGCCCTACCTGCCCTTCTGTACAACGGCCTGGTGACCGGTGTCCACCACCTTGTGGTTCCTC AATACttcgtcgacgtcgacgacACTGGCAGACTACACGTCGCAGCAGGAATCCTAGACCATGTCAAGGGTCAACGCATCTTTGCATACGGCGGCCGATTTAACTGGGATGCAGTTTTGGAAATCTTCAGAAAAAACGAGCCAGACAAGAAGTTCCCCGAGAACTTTGATGGAGGTCGAGACGCGAATGAGTATGAGGGTCGTGCCAAGGCGGAGCAGCTACTGCGAGACTTGGGCCGTCCTGGCTGGACTACGCTCGAGGAGACAATTGTGGCAACTGTTGAAGGCCTGCGGGAAGCTGGAGATAAGCTCAAGGTTAGAGACTacgaggagcttggcctgTAG
- a CDS encoding DAO domain-containing protein: protein MSQTGFIQDAVKLITARPGLPSPNPTQAAWQEPPHPTVSNAQSPGLPRETDVAIIGSGITGTAVAHYLLNHGGDLQVTMLEARTAVSGATGRNGGHLVSDSDSLFPSLVKEVGIDRAVETVRFSEANIRRLKDLTTQLNPEGSAAVEFRHVISTTGLEDQESFEEAVDGLKQLLKAVPDGDIKYKVCNKEDASKIFGFHNVAGVVEQHGVAALWPYRLVTAVLASLRKDFPSRFNLETKTTVLSVNHKDATSQELPYTLNTHRGVLRAKYVVHCTNGYSGHLIPHLVGKLYPLRGTMSTQKLGPSFPHVGDRMSWSHLSQGTYDGETGHIHLGLYYAQQNTKTGVMFLGGESQSLSGLLTSDDSFVGDDARDTLTSAAPRIWKDAAPAEPLKVWSGIMGFTADGMPLVGRLPAGLTGRSGRGEWIAAGFNGHGMDKCWLSGEALARMVLGEEVVPGFPKAYLLTARRIKSWTAEKAAETLMDHIMLGGTAPTSQV, encoded by the exons ATGTCCCAGACAG GCTTTATCCAGGACGCTGTCAAGCTTATCACTGCTCGTCCGGGTCTACCAAGCCCAAACCCCACTCAAGCAGCATGGCAAGAACCCCCTCATCCAACCGTCTCCAATGCACAGTCTCCCGGGTTGCCAAGGGAGACTGACGTGGCCATCATCGGATCTGGTATCACAGGTACTGCTGTAGCACACTACCTCTTGAATCATGGCGGAGATCTCCAGGTGACGATGCTGGAAGCTCGCACCGCTGTAAGCGGAGCAACCGGAAGAAATGGAGGCCATCTTGTCTCGGATAGCGACTCCTTGTTCCCGAGTCTTGTCAAGGAGGTTGGCATAGATCGAGCTGTTGAAACAGTCCGCTTCAGTGAAGCAAACATTCGTCGCCTCAAAGATCTCACAACACAGCTCAATCCCGAAGGAAGCGCGGCTGTCGAATTTCGCCATGTGATATCGACGACTGGTCTTGAGGATCAAGAGTCTTTTGAAGAAGCCGTTGATGGACTGAAGCAGCTTCTCAAGGCTGTCCCAGATGGCGACATCAAGTACAAAGTCTGCAACAAAGAAGATGCGAGCAAG ATCTTTGGCTTTCACAATGTTGCCGGTGTCGTGGAGCAACATGGCGTTGCAGCGCTGTGGCCATATAGACTGGTTACGGCAGTCCTGGCATCGTTGAGGAAAGACTTTCCCTCCCGTTTCAACCTCGAAACAAAGACAACGGTTCTCTCCGTCAACCACAAAGACGCAACATCTCAGGAGCTCCCTTACACTCTCAATACGCATCGAGGAGTTTTGCGCGCCAAATACGTGGTCCATTGCACGAATGGATACTCGGGCCACCTGATACCCCATCTCGTCGGCAAGCTATATCCTCTCCGAGGAACAATGTCAACGCAGAAGCTGgggccttcttttcctcatgTCGGCGACAGAATGTCGTGGTCTCACTTATCCCAAGGGACGTACGACGGTGAGACTGGTCATATCCACCTTGGGCTCTACTACGCTCAACAGAATACCAAGACAGGAGTCATGTTTCTTGGTGGGGAGTCCCAGAGTTTAAGTGGCCTGCTGACGAGTGATGACTCGTtcgttggcgatgatgcACGCGACACTCTGACCTCAGCGGCTCCGCGTATCTGGAAAGATGCTGCACCAGCAGAGCCACTCAAAGTGTGGTCTGGAATCATGGGCTTTACTGCAGACGGCATGCCCCTTGTGGGCCGTCTCCCGGCGGGCCTCACTGGTCGGTCCGGCCGTGGTGAGTGGATCGCAGCTGGCTTCAATGGACATGGAATGGATAAATGCTGGCTCAGTGGAGAGGCCTTGGCTAGGATGGTCCTTGGAGAGGAAGTGGTTCCTGGCTTTCCAAAGGCGTACCTCCTGACTGCCCGGAGGATTAAATCGTGGACGGCCGAGAAGGCGGCGGAGACGCTGATGGACCATATCATGCTGGGTGGAACAGCTCCTACCAGCCAGGTGTAA
- a CDS encoding C2H2-type domain-containing protein yields MAEVSRAASEPQIAALVARSLTSFKALTSTLQGDHPRALQASSCLARFKLWAGNLGARRPSGSRSLEYRLRDASNIRKLVISLLQDLCTLVANGGSIPDTISENHDEVEDDLADYFNEDEDSDRSEVEQILDEIAHVVDCLLRLSVTIRNPAPHDQFLSRAGEGLVKEFVYWDAKHVQDKFPNVDKVLADRLGRAMARRRQYFKYREEHKSRLAEGLDEDEADFGGRATTVASSIPEHLKEAGKSTESGVTQFAMLDDGRSDASATSYATSSPDSTQLRVPPIPKEHIDGSFKCPFCHMIVSIDTRHAWKKHVFRDLRPYVCLSEACRAPDHLYMRRNDWKICDAEFDSAKGFHSHVKTAHEQNVSLEKMHALEGLSSRADIANAKGRCPLCYDFQIESEKQGGGDDDEDGNEDKEEERLDDGDEDDDDDDEEDEEEDWLVTDDPGSKVADQQQKAEAEAFDKLNREAQESREIHQVAKKAAADGDEEALAEAVANFEEESKMVAAVVEARGAAEKAAQELKEKIQKETKAKSEESKKAEQAPIRFKDAVGRHFAFPFRLCATWQGMEDLIKQSFPQVEVVGLHVVEGRYDLIGPDGEIILPSVWEKVVQPDWAITMRMWPGYEMPPSRTRWTHQPVQSPAPAPGKEDPEKIRLEAELTTFKAMEEEQKAAEKQKEVEAQIRKEAEEAFRRRMEAMRIAQEEAKEEIEKVKIDAIRAARERMEAERKAEDEARARLKEKPQWMDEAKMRAAVEKSKGEEEEAFKRFEELARLDFENAMQEENQA; encoded by the exons ATGGCAGAGGTCTCTCGAGCCGCCTCGGAACCCCAAATCGCCGCCTTGGTTGCTCGCAGCCTCACCTCGTTTAAAGCGCTCACCTCGACGCTGCAAGGTGACCATCCCCGAGCCTTGCAAGCCAGCTCTTGCCTGGCGAGGTTTAAACTGTGGGCTGGAAACCTAGGAGCCCGTCGCCCATCCGGGAGTCGTTCGCTCGAGTACCGTCTACGCGACGCCTCCAACATCCGCAAGTTGGTCATCTCCCTGCTCCAGGATCTCT GCACCCTCGTCGCCAACGGAGGCAGCATCCCCGACACAATCAGCGAGAACCATGATGAGGTGGAAGACGACCTAGCCGACTACTTCAACGAGGACGAAGACTCTGACAGGTCCGAGGTTGAGCAGATACTTGATGAGATTGCTCACGTGGTAGACTGTCTTCTCCGTTTATCTGTCACAATACGCAATCCAGCGCCTCACGACCAGTTCCTGTCTCGGGCGGGGGAGGGCCTCGTCAAGGAATTCGTGTACTGGGATGCCAAGCACGTCCAGGACAAGTTCCCAAATGTGGACAAAGTCCTTGCAGACAGACTGGGCAGGGCTATGGCCCGTAGGCGGCAGTATTTCAAGTATCGGGAGGAGCACAAGAGCCGCCTGGCCGAGGGcttggacgaggacgaggccgaCTTTGGAGGGCGAGCGACGACCGTCGCTTCATCTATCCCTGAGCATCTAAAGGAGGCAGGCAAGAGCACTGAGTCTGGTGTGACTCAGTTTGCCATGCTGGATGATGGCCGTTCTGATGCCTCGGCGACGTCGTATGCGACCTCAAGTCCTGATTCGACCCAGCTGCGAGTCCCGCCAATACCGAAGGAGCACATCGACGGGTCGTTCAAGTGTCCTTTCTGCCACATGATAGTCTCGATAGACACGAGACATGCCTGGAA GAAGCACGTTTTCAGAGATCTGCGACCATATGTCTGCCTCTCAGAGGCCTGTCGGGCACCAGATCACCTCTATATGCGCCGCAACGACTGGAAGAT ATGCGATGCAGAATTCGACAGCGCCAAGGGCTTTCACAGTCACGTCAAGACAGCCCACGAGCAGAATGTATCTCTCGAGAAGATGCACGCGCTAGAGGGTCTCAGCAGCCGCGCAGACATAGCGAATGCCAAAGGTCGATGCCCTCTGTGTTATGATTTCCAAATCGAGTCCGAGAAGCA GGGGGgaggcgatgatgacgaggatgggAATGAAgacaaggaggaagagaggctcgacgatggagatgaagatgacgacgacgacgacgaagaagatgaggaggaggattggCTTGTAACGGACGACCCTGGAAGCAAGGTTGCTGATCAACAACAGAAAGCTGAGGCTGAAGCCTTCGACAAGCTGAATAGAGAGGCCCAAGAATCTCGAGAAATTCACCAAGTCGCGAAGAAGGCCGCCGCCGACGGCGATGAGGAGGCACTGGCCGAGGCGGTAGCCAATTTTGAAGAGGAATCGAAGATGGTTGCAGCCGTAGTTGAGGCTAGGGGAGCCGCAGAGAAGGCTGCCCaggagctgaaggagaagatTCAGAAGGAGACCAAGGCGAAGTCTGAGGAgagcaagaaggccgagcAGGCCCCGATCAGATTTAAGGACGCTGTTGGTCGGCATTTTGCCTTCCCTTTCCGGCTTTGCGCGACTTGGCAG GGCATGGAGGACCTCATCAAGCAATCGTTCCCACAAGTTGAGGTTGTAGGGCTTCATGTTGTGGAGGGCCGCTACGACCTGATCGGCCCTGACGGCGAAATTATCCTTCCCTCTGTTTGGGAGAAGGTGGTTCAGCCGGACTGGGCCATCACTATGAGAATGTGGCCGGGGTACGAGATGCCTCCATCCCGCACCCGCTGGACTCATCAGCCTGTGCAGTCCCCGGCCCCGGCTCCTGGGAAGGAGGATCCTGAGAAGATCCGATTGGAGGCTGAACTTACTACCTTTAAGGCAATGGAGGAAGAGCAAAAGGCTGCGGAGAAGCAAAAAGAGGTTGAGGCTCAAATCCGCAAGGAGGCCGAAGAGGCCTTCCGGCGTCGGATGGAGGCAATGAGGAttgctcaagaagaagccaaggaggagatcgaAAAGGTAAAAATTGACGCTATAAGGGCCGCCCGCGAGAGGATGGAGGCTGAACGAAAGGCTGAGGACGAGGCCAGAGCGAGACTCAAAGAAAAGCctcaatggatggatgaggcaAAGATGAGGGCTGCCGTGGAAAAGAGcaagggagaggaggaagaggccttTAAGAGGTTCGAGGAACTGGCCCGCCTCGACTTTGAAAATGCTATGCAGGAAGAGAACCAGGCGTGA